In Actinomyces radicidentis, one genomic interval encodes:
- a CDS encoding DnaJ C-terminal domain-containing protein, which translates to MASQDWMTKDFYAVLGVAKDADSATIKKAYRKLAKQYHPDRNPDDAVAAEKFKDIGEAYAVLSDESERKQYDAIRSMAGGGARFTSGAGGAGGAGFEDILSSMFGGGGNVRFSTNGGAGGTSAADYEDILRMFGGAAGGQSPFGGSSPFGGGRSRSPFGFGGSAPEPVRGPDVLTNATIELRDAVAGTTVELTADGRTMKVRIPAGVNDGGKIRLRGKGRAGANGGENGDLIVTIRVAKHPVYSIDGANLRMDLPVSLKEAALGATVEVPLLDGGTTKVKIKGGTQSGTTMRLKGKGVATGKRTGDLLVTVQVAVPRKLSKDAKAALEAFDESLGGTDPRAELMSEAGQ; encoded by the coding sequence ATGGCCAGCCAGGACTGGATGACCAAGGACTTCTACGCGGTCCTCGGCGTCGCCAAGGACGCCGACTCCGCCACCATCAAGAAGGCGTACCGCAAGCTCGCCAAGCAGTACCACCCGGACCGCAACCCCGACGACGCTGTCGCCGCCGAGAAGTTCAAGGACATCGGGGAGGCCTACGCGGTCCTCTCCGACGAGTCCGAGCGCAAGCAGTACGACGCCATCCGCTCCATGGCGGGCGGCGGCGCCCGCTTCACCTCCGGCGCCGGCGGCGCGGGCGGAGCCGGCTTCGAGGACATCCTCTCCTCCATGTTCGGGGGAGGCGGCAACGTCCGCTTCTCCACGAACGGCGGCGCCGGCGGCACCTCCGCGGCCGACTACGAGGACATCCTGCGCATGTTCGGCGGCGCGGCCGGTGGCCAGAGCCCCTTCGGTGGCTCCAGCCCCTTCGGCGGCGGCCGTTCCCGCAGCCCCTTCGGCTTCGGCGGCTCCGCCCCCGAGCCCGTGCGCGGCCCCGACGTCCTCACCAACGCCACCATCGAGCTGCGCGACGCCGTGGCCGGCACGACCGTCGAGCTCACCGCCGACGGCCGCACCATGAAGGTCCGCATCCCCGCGGGCGTCAACGACGGCGGCAAGATCCGCCTGCGCGGCAAGGGGCGCGCCGGAGCCAACGGCGGGGAGAACGGCGACCTCATCGTCACGATCCGCGTCGCCAAGCACCCCGTCTACTCCATCGACGGCGCCAACCTCCGCATGGACCTGCCCGTCAGCCTCAAGGAGGCCGCCCTCGGCGCGACCGTCGAGGTCCCGCTCCTCGACGGCGGCACCACGAAGGTCAAGATCAAGGGCGGCACCCAGTCCGGCACCACCATGCGCCTCAAGGGCAAGGGAGTGGCCACCGGCAAGAGGACCGGCGACCTCCTCGTCACCGTCCAGGTGGCCGTCCCGCGCAAGCTCTCCAAGGACGCCAAGGCCGCCCTCGAGGCCTTCGACGAGTCCCTCGGGGGCACCGACCCGCGGGCTGAGCTCATGTCGGAGGCCGGCCAGTGA
- a CDS encoding IS3 family transposase translates to MGQRKYPIELRERATRMTLEALADPARSKGAIKPIADELGIHPEALRTWVRQAEVDQGTRPGTTTSEAERIKEPALEVRELRRANAIRCAPRLFSRRSSTAPLICRYVESKKDEFGVEPICATLTSAGVKIAPSTVDAARTRPPSPRARRDEVLKDEIRAVHAENYSAFGARKMHVMLNRPLVAERHGQGHVTRCTVERLMRSLGLRGTRRAKTPHTTRSAPRDQCPADLETALATATATTDKETTHLSEAQAALAEAQFDGTPTWDAQQEVMKANDALNAARVAQDYAQGRLDGAKALAETATAAAVTAQTRLDGLSDVLHAAIDRLSELLDAADNGDNGSTGNGSTGAGSTSTGSTGADGSSTGSTGAESTGSTSTGSTSTGATEIVPITVDPVEETPAAPTPGTSTTTVTDPADGSTVTVTTTTDTTSTTVTVKHDNGKQGKAKGHDKAAKAAKENPGKAKGRHAKAASPKPAAVSAKGLKAASFRVYSF, encoded by the coding sequence ATGGGACAGAGGAAGTACCCGATCGAGCTTCGTGAGCGAGCGACGAGGATGACGCTGGAGGCTCTGGCGGACCCGGCCAGGTCTAAGGGGGCGATCAAGCCGATCGCCGACGAGCTCGGCATTCACCCGGAGGCTCTGCGCACCTGGGTCCGACAGGCCGAGGTGGACCAGGGCACCCGCCCCGGTACCACCACGAGCGAGGCTGAGAGGATCAAGGAGCCGGCGTTGGAGGTGCGCGAGCTTCGGCGGGCCAACGCGATCCGATGCGCGCCTCGGCTTTTCTCGCGGCGGAGCTCGACCGCCCCGCTGATCTGCCGCTACGTGGAGTCCAAGAAGGACGAGTTCGGGGTCGAGCCGATCTGCGCCACGCTGACAAGCGCCGGCGTCAAGATCGCCCCCTCCACCGTCGACGCGGCAAGGACCCGCCCGCCCTCACCACGCGCCAGGCGCGACGAGGTCCTCAAGGACGAGATCCGCGCCGTGCATGCTGAGAACTACTCGGCGTTCGGGGCCCGCAAGATGCACGTCATGCTGAACCGGCCCCTGGTCGCCGAGAGGCACGGGCAGGGACACGTGACCCGCTGCACGGTCGAGCGCCTCATGCGGAGCCTGGGGCTGCGGGGCACCCGGCGAGCCAAGACGCCTCACACGACGCGCTCCGCGCCGAGGGATCAGTGCCCCGCCGACCTCGAAACGGCCCTCGCCACCGCGACGGCGACGACGGACAAGGAGACGACGCACCTCTCCGAGGCTCAGGCGGCCCTGGCCGAGGCGCAGTTCGACGGAACCCCGACGTGGGACGCCCAGCAGGAGGTCATGAAGGCGAACGACGCCCTCAACGCCGCCCGGGTCGCGCAGGACTACGCGCAGGGCCGTCTCGACGGGGCCAAGGCCCTGGCCGAGACCGCCACGGCGGCGGCCGTCACCGCCCAGACGCGGCTCGACGGGCTCTCTGACGTCCTCCACGCCGCCATCGACCGCCTGAGCGAGCTCCTCGACGCCGCCGACAACGGCGACAACGGGAGCACCGGCAACGGCTCGACCGGCGCGGGCTCAACCTCCACCGGCTCCACCGGCGCCGACGGCTCCAGCACGGGATCCACCGGCGCTGAGAGCACGGGCTCCACGAGCACCGGTTCCACCTCCACGGGCGCCACCGAGATCGTCCCGATCACCGTCGACCCCGTCGAGGAGACCCCCGCCGCTCCGACCCCGGGCACGTCCACCACCACGGTGACCGACCCGGCCGACGGCTCCACCGTCACCGTCACCACGACGACGGACACGACGTCGACGACGGTCACGGTCAAGCACGACAACGGCAAGCAGGGCAAGGCCAAGGGCCACGACAAGGCCGCCAAGGCCGCCAAGGAGAACCCGGGCAAGGCCAAGGGCCGCCACGCCAAGGCCGCCTCGCCGAAGCCCGCCGCGGTCTCCGCCAAGGGTCTCAAGGCCGCGTCCTTCCGCGTCTACTCCTTCTGA
- a CDS encoding prolyl oligopeptidase family serine peptidase gives MTTSPLSPADLSALHASPELPDVPAWLDDVEGEQALAWVAERNATTRAEYDGDAHLEAVRADLEAAYDSPDKIPAVTEVAGMLYNFWTDAEHPRGLWRRTTWDSYRTGAPGPDGEAAGTTEWEVLLDLDGLGEAEGTTWVWHGAEVLREGPLAGRRALVDLSDGGSDTDVTREMDLDTHAFIDPADGGFTRGPSKGSAQWADDAGESILLTEDLGEGSLTDSGYPRVLLRLGRGRSVEDAEVLLVAPTSSILAYGWRDRHGRVWAGYRPDFYTEEIWLLADEARGLSRPEAEAAVAGDPEAVLTAEGAAHIDVQPSAEAFGVNQQLLITLREDWQVDGRTYRSGSLLAAPIDDYLADSRDLTTLFEPTDTVFLQGTAPTLHHLVLAELDDVLDRFEVLTPAEDGTWSRRELDLGALSAMGSGGAVESGAGGPAPAPADAAADPSLLRPGRPIVSVHVGAVDSRTSDRLWLTSMSFTSPTTLAVAELDATGALTAVESLRRAPERFDADGVVASQHVAVSDDGTRVPYFQVGRPAVDAAGRPAPAPVLLNAYGGFEIAETVTYLAGIGRAWLQEGGTFVLANIRGGGEYGPAWHRAGLKEHRHRVYEDLAAVARSLTERGVTTPERLGVMGGSNGGLLVGNMLTRYPELFGAVVCEVPLLDMGRYTHLLAGASWAAEYGDPDDPEQWEFIKGFSPFHLLREGTTYPPVLFVTSTRDDRVHPAHARTMAHRMLSMGQDVTYFENSEGGHGRASTNAQRAFMVALEHEFLRRHLG, from the coding sequence ATGACGACCTCCCCGCTCTCCCCCGCGGACCTCAGCGCCCTCCACGCCTCCCCCGAGCTCCCCGACGTCCCCGCCTGGCTCGACGACGTCGAGGGCGAGCAGGCCCTCGCCTGGGTCGCCGAGCGCAACGCCACCACCCGCGCCGAGTACGACGGCGACGCCCACCTCGAGGCCGTCCGCGCCGACCTCGAGGCCGCCTACGACTCCCCGGACAAGATCCCGGCCGTCACCGAGGTCGCGGGGATGCTCTACAACTTCTGGACCGACGCCGAGCACCCGCGCGGCCTGTGGCGCCGCACCACCTGGGACTCCTACCGCACCGGCGCCCCCGGTCCCGACGGCGAGGCCGCCGGGACCACCGAGTGGGAGGTCCTGCTCGACCTCGACGGGCTGGGCGAGGCCGAGGGCACCACCTGGGTGTGGCACGGCGCGGAGGTCCTGCGCGAGGGTCCGCTCGCCGGCCGCCGCGCCCTCGTCGACCTCTCCGACGGCGGCTCGGACACAGACGTCACCCGCGAGATGGACCTCGACACCCACGCCTTCATCGACCCCGCCGACGGCGGCTTCACCCGCGGCCCCTCCAAGGGCTCCGCGCAGTGGGCCGACGACGCCGGCGAGTCGATCCTCCTCACCGAGGACCTCGGCGAGGGCTCGCTCACGGACTCCGGCTACCCGCGCGTCCTCCTGCGCCTGGGCCGCGGCCGGTCGGTGGAGGACGCCGAGGTGCTCCTCGTCGCCCCGACCTCCTCGATCCTCGCCTACGGCTGGCGCGACCGCCACGGCCGCGTCTGGGCCGGGTACCGCCCCGACTTCTACACCGAGGAGATCTGGCTCCTCGCCGACGAGGCCCGCGGGCTCAGCCGTCCCGAGGCCGAGGCGGCCGTCGCGGGCGACCCGGAGGCCGTCCTCACCGCGGAGGGTGCGGCGCACATCGACGTCCAGCCCTCGGCCGAGGCCTTCGGCGTGAACCAGCAGCTCCTCATCACCCTGCGCGAGGACTGGCAGGTCGACGGGCGCACCTACCGCTCCGGCTCGCTCCTGGCCGCCCCGATCGACGACTACCTCGCCGACTCGCGAGACCTGACGACGCTCTTCGAGCCGACCGACACGGTCTTCCTCCAGGGCACGGCCCCGACGCTCCACCACCTCGTCCTCGCCGAGCTCGACGACGTCCTCGACCGCTTCGAGGTCCTCACCCCCGCGGAGGACGGCACGTGGTCGCGCCGCGAGCTCGACCTCGGCGCCCTCAGCGCCATGGGCTCCGGCGGCGCCGTCGAGTCCGGGGCGGGCGGCCCGGCGCCCGCCCCGGCCGACGCCGCGGCCGACCCCTCACTGCTGCGCCCGGGACGCCCGATCGTCTCCGTGCACGTCGGCGCCGTCGACTCGCGCACCAGCGACCGCCTCTGGCTCACCAGTATGTCCTTCACCTCACCGACGACGCTCGCCGTCGCCGAGCTCGACGCGACCGGCGCGCTCACCGCCGTCGAGTCGCTGCGCCGCGCGCCCGAGCGCTTCGACGCCGACGGCGTCGTCGCCTCCCAGCACGTCGCCGTCTCCGACGACGGCACCCGGGTCCCCTACTTCCAGGTGGGGCGCCCCGCCGTCGACGCCGCCGGCCGTCCGGCCCCCGCACCGGTCCTGCTCAACGCCTACGGCGGCTTCGAGATCGCCGAGACCGTCACGTACCTGGCCGGGATCGGGCGAGCGTGGCTGCAGGAGGGCGGCACCTTCGTCCTGGCCAACATCCGCGGCGGCGGCGAGTACGGACCGGCCTGGCACCGCGCCGGCCTCAAGGAGCACCGCCACCGCGTCTACGAGGACCTCGCCGCCGTCGCCCGCTCGCTCACCGAGCGCGGCGTGACGACGCCGGAGCGGCTCGGCGTCATGGGAGGCTCCAACGGCGGGCTGCTCGTCGGCAACATGCTCACCCGGTACCCGGAGCTCTTCGGGGCCGTCGTCTGCGAGGTGCCGCTGCTCGACATGGGCCGCTACACGCACCTGCTGGCGGGCGCCTCCTGGGCGGCGGAGTACGGGGACCCGGACGACCCGGAGCAGTGGGAGTTCATCAAGGGCTTCTCGCCCTTCCACCTGCTGCGCGAGGGCACGACCTACCCGCCGGTCCTCTTCGTCACCTCGACGCGCGACGACCGCGTCCACCCGGCGCACGCTCGCACGATGGCGCACCGGATGCTGTCGATGGGGCAGGACGTCACGTACTTCGAGAACTCCGAGGGCGGGCACGGCCGGGCCTCGACGAACGCGCAGCGCGCCTTCATGGTCGCCCTCGAGCACGAGTTCCTGCGCCGCCACCTGGGCTGA
- a CDS encoding heat shock protein transcriptional repressor HspR, giving the protein MSRRRTGQGLSFLAQDAEERAVYVISVAADLAGMHPQTLRQYDRLGLVSPARTRGRGRRYSHQDVERLRRVQVLSQEGVNLEGVRRILEPGSRVEELEAANARLRAREAVVQRIFAAATDGEVQVVTPGRQGRGDGERLTEARPERPRPERRAARVAGTTLVPTRASRSWRSPAPGRRPPVVLA; this is encoded by the coding sequence GTGAGCCGCCGTCGTACCGGTCAGGGCCTGTCCTTCCTCGCCCAGGACGCCGAGGAGCGGGCGGTCTACGTCATCTCCGTGGCCGCGGACCTCGCAGGCATGCACCCGCAGACCCTGCGCCAGTACGACCGCCTCGGTCTGGTGAGTCCCGCCCGCACCCGCGGCCGCGGCAGGCGCTACTCGCACCAGGACGTCGAGCGCCTGCGTCGCGTCCAGGTCCTGAGCCAGGAGGGCGTCAACCTTGAGGGAGTCCGCCGGATCCTCGAGCCGGGGTCCAGGGTCGAGGAGCTGGAGGCCGCCAATGCGCGCCTGCGCGCCCGCGAGGCCGTCGTCCAGCGGATCTTCGCCGCGGCGACCGACGGAGAGGTCCAGGTCGTCACCCCCGGTCGGCAGGGCCGCGGGGACGGCGAGCGCCTGACCGAGGCCCGTCCGGAACGGCCCCGTCCGGAGCGCCGCGCTGCTCGCGTCGCCGGTACGACACTCGTTCCAACGAGGGCATCACGCTCCTGGCGGTCGCCGGCCCCCGGTCGGCGACCGCCAGTCGTTCTCGCGTGA
- a CDS encoding heat shock protein transcriptional repressor HspR: protein MSPRRRTGQGVDFLAEDADERAVYVISVAADLAGMHPQTLRQYDRLGLVSPARTRGRGRRYSHRDVERLRRVQALSQEGVNLEGIARILELENRLEELEAENRRLRVRQAAVERIFAAAADGEVQVVSARVARAVDREEMAERVAERSERSERVAEQGRRHSTALTVRARF from the coding sequence GTGAGCCCCCGACGGCGCACCGGGCAGGGCGTTGACTTCCTCGCCGAGGACGCCGACGAGCGCGCCGTCTACGTCATCTCCGTGGCCGCGGATCTGGCGGGGATGCACCCCCAGACGCTGAGGCAGTACGACCGCCTCGGTCTGGTGAGTCCCGCCCGCACCCGCGGCCGCGGCAGGCGCTACTCGCACCGCGACGTCGAGCGCCTGCGTCGCGTCCAGGCCCTCAGCCAGGAGGGCGTCAACCTCGAGGGCATTGCCCGGATCCTCGAGCTCGAGAACCGTCTCGAGGAGCTCGAGGCGGAGAACCGCCGCCTGCGCGTGCGCCAGGCGGCCGTCGAGCGGATCTTCGCCGCGGCCGCGGACGGCGAGGTCCAGGTGGTCTCGGCGCGCGTCGCCCGGGCCGTCGATCGCGAGGAGATGGCCGAGCGGGTCGCGGAGCGCTCCGAGCGCTCCGAGCGTGTGGCCGAGCAGGGCCGCCGGCACTCCACGGCCCTCACCGTCCGCGCCCGCTTCTGA
- a CDS encoding YceI family protein, whose protein sequence is MTAYVIDAAHSTLGFTVRHAGIGKTRGQLDDFAGTIEVVDESTPVGSTASATIKAASVNTRNEDRDNHLRSADFFDVEQFPEWTFVTTNVAGTKESFTLTGDLTIHGVTKSVDIDTEFLGTATDPFGADRAAFEGTTTISRKDFGLTWNAALEAGGVLVGDKIAITLEIEATKQA, encoded by the coding sequence ATGACCGCCTACGTCATCGACGCCGCCCACTCCACCCTCGGCTTCACCGTCCGCCACGCCGGCATCGGCAAGACCCGCGGCCAGCTCGACGACTTCGCCGGCACCATCGAGGTCGTCGACGAGTCCACCCCGGTCGGCTCCACCGCCTCCGCCACCATCAAGGCCGCCAGCGTCAACACCCGCAACGAGGACCGCGACAACCACCTGCGCTCCGCCGACTTCTTCGACGTCGAGCAGTTCCCGGAGTGGACCTTCGTCACCACGAACGTCGCCGGCACCAAGGAGTCCTTCACCCTCACCGGTGACCTCACCATCCACGGCGTCACCAAGTCCGTCGACATCGACACCGAGTTCCTCGGCACCGCGACCGACCCCTTCGGCGCCGACCGTGCCGCCTTCGAGGGCACCACGACCATCTCCCGCAAGGACTTCGGCCTGACCTGGAACGCCGCCCTCGAGGCTGGCGGCGTCCTCGTCGGCGACAAGATCGCCATCACCCTCGAGATCGAGGCCACCAAGCAGGCCTGA
- a CDS encoding DUF4282 domain-containing protein produces the protein MSQQPQNPEQPYVPPSAPSAPGSYAPPQPPAPAPDYQSQYSADAAPTQSYQQPGSYQQDQTATYAQYQPSAPSAPAYDAVGQYQQPSAASAPAYDPNAAYDPNAAYAQAGQYQQGQYQPGYQGGPAAPAKSGEGNFFTALFDLSFSKYITITWAKVIYILSMVGVGLSWFFFAVFVGIAAGMDSWGGGFSFGAFLLAAILGIIPAVLELVAVRLGLELVVAVVRTERNTRRNAEASDASAPSAPAV, from the coding sequence ATGTCCCAGCAGCCGCAGAACCCCGAGCAGCCCTACGTCCCGCCGTCGGCGCCCTCCGCGCCCGGCTCGTACGCGCCGCCGCAGCCCCCGGCCCCGGCCCCGGACTACCAGTCCCAGTACTCCGCCGACGCCGCCCCCACGCAGTCCTACCAGCAGCCCGGCTCCTACCAGCAGGACCAGACCGCCACCTACGCCCAGTACCAGCCCAGCGCACCGAGCGCCCCCGCCTACGACGCCGTCGGCCAGTACCAGCAGCCGAGTGCCGCGAGCGCCCCCGCCTACGACCCCAACGCCGCCTACGACCCCAACGCCGCCTACGCGCAGGCCGGCCAGTACCAGCAGGGCCAGTACCAGCCCGGCTACCAGGGCGGCCCGGCCGCGCCCGCCAAGAGCGGCGAGGGCAACTTCTTCACCGCCCTCTTCGACCTCAGCTTCTCGAAGTACATCACCATCACCTGGGCCAAGGTCATCTACATCCTGTCGATGGTCGGCGTCGGCCTCAGCTGGTTCTTCTTCGCCGTCTTCGTCGGGATCGCCGCGGGCATGGACAGCTGGGGCGGCGGCTTCAGCTTCGGAGCCTTCCTCCTCGCCGCGATCCTCGGGATCATCCCCGCGGTCCTCGAGCTCGTCGCGGTGCGCCTGGGTCTCGAGCTCGTCGTCGCCGTCGTGCGCACCGAGCGGAACACGCGCAGGAACGCCGAGGCCTCGGACGCGTCCGCGCCCAGCGCCCCGGCGGTCTGA